The following coding sequences are from one Anolis sagrei isolate rAnoSag1 chromosome 6, rAnoSag1.mat, whole genome shotgun sequence window:
- the LOC137097438 gene encoding uncharacterized protein: MPAVDYVARKHLKMATDHYLESNGRECGELMCAVLNSPYCSAEAALDLFLAKVKEGPWLAEEGKEQGSPTLDAATARATRAIGKIVTYIKDSSRLQGWFLELLLALVTNYIEVTRPGLEAPSRDQSSIYVPQEELAKIIIVLLKRVARVSFKETSKEMLEDLSICPEGMALLLRRFLKSSSSLLQHLYSTWETEAPLEHSAGVVAFYIQLLHTGQRPHSPEKTWALLTAWLQHHSLAVQHQSRQGLLLLCKTYREGIS, from the exons ATGCCGGCTGTGGATTACGTGGCCCGCAAACATCTCAAGATGGCCACGGACCACTATCTGGAGTCCAATGGGAG GGAGTGTGGTGAATTGATGTGCGCCGTTCTCAATTCACCTTACTGCTCCGCGGAGGCGGCGCTCGACCTGTTCCTGGCCAAGGTGAAGGAGGGCCCTTGGCTGGCCGAGGAGGGCAAGGAACAGGGGAGCCCCACTTTGGATGCGGCCACA GCAAGAGCGACGCGGGCCATCGGGAAGATCGTGACATACATCAAGGACAGCAGTCGCCTGCAGGGGTGGTTCCTGGAGCTTCTGCTCGCCTTGGTGACTAACTACATCGAGGTCACAAGGCCTGGGTTGGAGGCGCCCAGCAGGGACCAGAGCAGCATCTACGTTCCTCAAGA AGAACTGGCGAAGATAATCATCGTGCTGCTGAAGAGGGTGGCCCGGGTGTCTTTCAAGGAGACCTCCAAGGAGATGCTAGAAGACCTCAGCATCTGCCCTGAGGGAATGGCCCTCCTGTTGCG GCGCTTCctcaagtcctcctcctccctgctccAGCACCTGTATTCCACTTGGGAAACAGAAGCGCCGCTGGAGCATTCGGCCGGAGTGGTGGCCTTCTACATTCAG ctgCTGCACACTGGCCAGCGCCCACACTCCCCGGAGAAGACCTGGGCACTGCTCACGGCCTGGCTCCAACATCACAGCCTGGCCGTACAACATCAGAGCAGGCAGGGCCTTCTCCTTCTGTGCAAGACCTACAGGGAG GGGATCTCTTAG